Proteins from a genomic interval of Chanos chanos chromosome 3, fChaCha1.1, whole genome shotgun sequence:
- the ndnl2 gene encoding necdin-like 2, with the protein MSQKRRVSATQSRAPKRSQIVGDDEDDEDMSFTQPTSSQVQRARENFTTVQIDRKTAEVVQFILIKDQKKVPIRRADIVKHVMKEYKPIYQDIMKRVTRTFEQVFGMKLLEIDSKNHIYILVNKIEPVAGEPVSLYPSNPKTGLLFVILSIIFMKGGVVKEALIWNTLKKLRVDPGEKHDDFGDVKKLVTDEFVRQKYVEYVRIPHTEPLEFEFRWGLRAEKEVSKLKLLEFVAQLHDQEPQSWTQQFREATAAESSQ; encoded by the exons ATGTCGCAGAAAAGGAGAGTTTCGGCTACGCAGAGCAGGGCTCCCAAG CGGTCACAGATAGTGGGGGATGATGAAGACGATGAAGATATGTCCTTCACTCAGCCGACCTCATCTCAGGTCCAGCGGGCCAGGGAGAACTTCACAACAGTCCAGATTGACCGTAAG ACAGCAGAGGTCGTgcagttcattttaattaagGACCAGAAGAAGGTGCCCATTCGACGAGCAG ACATTGTGAAACATGTGATGAAGGAGTATAAACCTATTTACCAGGACATCATGAAGAGGGTTACCCGCACGTTTGAACAG GTGTTTGGGATGAAGCTGCTGGAGATTGActctaaaaatcacatttatatTCTTGTCAATAAGATCGAGCCTGTTGCTGGAGAACCTGTCAGCCT GTATCCTAGCAACCCAAAGACCGGTCTCCTATTTGTCATCCTAAGTATCATTTTTATGAAGGGAGGAGTTGTCAAAGAAG CTCTGATCTGGAACACACTGAAGAAGTTAAGAGTGGATCCAGG GGAGAAACACGATGACTTTGGTGACGTGAAGAAGCTGGTCACAGATGAGTTTGTGCGTCAGAA gtatgTGGAATATGTACGGATACCCCACACTGAACCACTGGAGTTTGAGTTCCGCTGGGGACTTAGGGCAGAGAAGGAGGTGTCTAAACTCAAACTCCTGGAATTTGTAGCTCAG CTCCATGATCAGGAACCTCAGAGCTGGACACAGCAGTTCAGGGAGGCCACGGCGGCAGAGAGCAGCCAGTGA